A part of Dasypus novemcinctus isolate mDasNov1 chromosome 7, mDasNov1.1.hap2, whole genome shotgun sequence genomic DNA contains:
- the IWS1 gene encoding protein IWS1 homolog isoform X3: MDSEYYSGDQSDDGGATPVQDERDSGSDVEDDVNEQHSGSDTGSIGHHSENEPSDQEDSLTKRHHGTDSENEDLPNHNASDSESEEPHRHKDSDSESEGRPEPPASDSENEDLNHRGSDSESEETRKLPASDSENEELLNGHASDSENEDVRKHPASDSEIEELQKSPASDSETEDAPKPPVSDSESEEPPRPQASDSESEELPKPRISDSESEELPKPPVSDSESEEPPRNRASDSENEEHPKPQVSDSESEEPPRNQASDSENEGLPKPRVSDSESEDPPRNQASDSENEELPKSQVSDSENEDPPRNQASDSENEELPKPQVSDSESEELPKPQASDSESEGPQKAPASDSETEDASRHKQKAGLDDDSDGENRGENAEMRNDSFHSSSLTERKRFHSSDSEEEEPKKQKIDSDEDDEKEGEEEKVAKRKAAVLSDSEDEEKASKKSRVISDADDSDSDVTSEKSGKREKTVVASDSEEEAGKELSDKKNEEKDLFGSDSESGNEEENLIADIFGESGDEEEEEFTGFNQEDLEEEKGETQIKEAEDSDSDDNIKRGKHMDFLSDFEMMLQRKKSMSGKRRRNRDGGTFISDADDVVSAMIVKMNEAAEEDRQLNNQKKPALKKLTLLPTVVMHLKKQDLKETFIDSGVMSAIKEWLSPLPDRSLPALKIREELLKILQELPSVSQETLKHSGIGRAVMYLYKHPKESRSNKDMAGKLINEWSRPIFGLTSNYKGMTREEREQRDLEQMPQRRRMSSTGGQTPRRDLEKVLTGEEKALRPGDPGFCARARVPMPSNKDYVVRPKWNVEMESSRPGILKKGLSRLEKHKRRFAEQKRLSKMHRAVKFSIEGNRMPL, from the exons AACGAACCTAGTGATCAAGAAGATAGTCTCACCAAAAGACATCATGGGACAGACTCTGAGAATGAAGACCTCCCAAACCACAATGCTAGTGACTCTGAAAGTGAGGAGCCGCACAGGCACAAGGACAGCGATTCAGAATCTGAGGGGCGCCCAGAGCCTCCTGCAAGCGATTCTGAGAACGAGGATCTCAATCACCGGGGGAGCGACTCTGAGAGTGAGGAGACCAGGAAATTACCTGCTAGTGACTCTGAAAATGAAGAACTTCTTAACGGGCATGCAAGTGACTCAGAAAACGAGGATGTTAGAAAGCATCCTGCCAGCGATTCTGAGATTGAAGAGCTCCAAAAAAGTCCTGCCAGTGACTCTGAAACAGAGGATGCTCCAAAACCCCCAGTCAGTGACTCTGAGAGTGAGGAGCCCCCAAGGCCCCAAGCCAGTGACTCTGAGAGTGAGGAGCTTCCCAAACCTCGAATCAGTGATTCTGAGAGTGAAGAGCTCCCTAAGCCTCCAGTGAGTGATTCTGAAAGTGAGGAGCCTCCGAGGAATCGAGCCAGTGACTCTGAAAATGAGGAGCATCCCAAACCCCAGGTCAGTGATTCAGAGAGTGAAGAGCCTCCGAGGAACCAAGCCAGTGACTCAGAAAATGAGGGGCTTCCCAAACCCCGAGTCAGTGACTCCGAGAGTGAGGATCCACCAAGGAACCAGGCCAGTGACTCGGAAAACGAGGAGCTTCCCAAATCCCAAGTCAGTGACTCTGAGAATGAGGACCCCCCAAGGAACCAGGCCAGTGACTCGGAAAACGAGGAGCTTCCCAAACCCCAAGTCAGTGACTCGGAGAGTGAAGAGCTTCCCAAACCCCAGGCCAGTGACTCGGAGAGTGAAGGGCCTCAGAAAGCCCCTGCCAGTGATTCAGAAACTGAGGATGCCTCCAGACACAAGCAGAAGGCAGGGTTGGATGACGACAGTGATGGAGAAAACAGGGGAGAGAATGCAGAAATGCGAAATGACTCCTTCCATTCAAGTAGCCTTACAGAGAGGAAAAGGTTTCACAGTTCTGACAGCGAGGAAGAAGAaccaaaaaagcagaaaattgatagtgatgaagatgatgaaaaagagggggaggaggagaaagtagCAAAGCGAAAAGCTGCTGTCCTTTCTGATAGTGAAGATGAAGAGAAAGCAT caaagAAGAGTCGTGTCATCTCTGATGCAGATGACTCCGATAGTGATGTTACTTCGGAAAAATCAGGCAAAAGAGAGAAGACTGTAGTAGCATCAGACAGTGAAGAAGAAGCAGGGAAAGAATTGTCtgataagaaaaatgaagagaaggaCCTATTTGGGAGTGATAGTGAGTCAGGAAATGAAGAAGA AAACCTTATTGCAGACATATTTGGGGAATCAGGtgatgaagaggaagaagaatttACA GGTTTTAATCAAGAAgatttggaagaagaaaaaggtgAAACACAGATTAAAGAAGCAGAAGATTCAGATTCTGATGACAACATAAAGAGAGGAAAACA TATGGACTTCCTGTCCGATTTTGAGATGATGCTACAGCGGAAAAAGAGCATGAGCGGCAAGCGCAGGCGCAACCGTGACGGCGGCACATTCATCAGCGACGCCGACGATGTTGTGAGCGCCATGATTGTCAAGATGAACGAAGCCGCCGAG GAAGACAGGCAGTTGAACAACCAAAAAAAGCCAGCACtgaaaaaattaactttattacCTACTGTGGTTATGCACCTTAAGAA GCAGGACCTTAAGGAAACATTTATTGACAGTGGTGTGATGTCTGCTATCAAAGAATGGCTCTCCCCTCTACCAGATAGGAGTTTGCCTGCACTGAAGATTCGGGAGGAGCTGCTGAAGATTCTGCAAGAG CTACCTAGTGTGAGCCAGGAGACCCTGAAACATAGTGGGATTGGACGAGCAGTGATGTATCTCTATAAGCACCCCAAGGAATCAAGGTCCAACAAGGACATGGCAGGGAAATTAATCA ATGAGTGGTCTCGGCCTATATTTGGTCTTACATCAAACTACAAAGGGATGACAAGAGAAGAGCGGGAGCAGAGAGATCTGGAACAAATGCCTCAGCGGCGAAGAATGAGCAG TACTGGTGGTCAGACACCCCGAAGAGACCTGGAAAAGGTGTTAACAGGAGAGGAAAA GGCCCTCAGACCCGGAGATCCTGGCTTCTGTGCCCGAGCGAGGGTGCCGATGCCCTCCAACAAGGACTACGTCGTCAGGCCCAAGTGGAATGTGGAGATGGAGTCGTCCAGG CCTGGTATTCTTAAAAAGGGCCTAAGCCGATTGGAAAAGCATAAGAGGCGATTTGCAGAACAGAAACGACTCAGCAAAATGCACCGTGCTGTCAAGTTCAGCATTGAAGGCAACAGGATGCCCCTGTAG